A single window of uncultured Methanospirillum sp. DNA harbors:
- a CDS encoding TrpB-like pyridoxal phosphate-dependent enzyme, with protein MRTKIILDENEIPKKWYNIQADFKTPLAPPMHPQTGKPIGPTDLEVIFPKELIRQEMCQDRYVDIPGEVRDILTLWRPSPLFRAHNLERLLKTPAKIYYKYEGVSPPGSHKPNTAIAQTYYNMKEGIERIATETGAGQWGSSLAFATQLFGIECKVYMVRGSYDQKPYRKMMMQVWGAECVPSPSPDTNSGRAILAKDPDTPGSLGIAISEAVEDAATHDNTNYALGSVLNHVCLHQTIIGQEAQKQLAMDEATADIVIGSAGGGSNFAGIAFPFVKDNIDKKTETEIIAVEPSACPSLTKGLYAYDFGDVAGLTPMMKMFTLGHDFIPPSIHAGGLRYHGMAPLVSKLHADNLITATSVHQNRVFEAAVTFARAEGIIPAPEAAHAIRVVIDKALECKQTGEEKTILFNNTGHGHFDLSSYEAYFAGTLPDYEYPADLIAESLKNLPTVA; from the coding sequence ATGAGAACCAAGATCATCCTTGATGAGAACGAGATCCCGAAGAAATGGTACAACATCCAGGCAGACTTCAAGACTCCTCTCGCTCCCCCGATGCATCCCCAGACAGGAAAGCCCATCGGACCCACGGATCTTGAGGTTATATTTCCAAAGGAACTGATCAGACAGGAGATGTGCCAGGACCGGTATGTCGACATCCCGGGTGAGGTCCGCGACATCCTGACGCTCTGGAGGCCGAGCCCGCTCTTTCGTGCTCACAACCTCGAACGGCTCCTGAAGACACCGGCAAAGATCTACTACAAGTATGAGGGGGTCAGCCCTCCAGGTTCTCACAAGCCCAACACTGCAATAGCCCAGACCTACTACAACATGAAGGAAGGGATCGAGCGGATTGCAACCGAGACCGGAGCAGGCCAGTGGGGTTCGTCCCTTGCCTTTGCAACCCAGCTCTTCGGAATAGAGTGTAAGGTGTATATGGTCAGGGGCAGTTATGACCAGAAACCGTACCGGAAGATGATGATGCAGGTCTGGGGTGCAGAGTGTGTCCCGTCACCTTCACCAGACACCAACTCAGGCCGGGCAATTCTAGCAAAAGATCCGGATACACCGGGTAGTCTCGGGATCGCGATATCTGAAGCGGTCGAGGATGCGGCAACCCACGACAACACCAACTATGCACTCGGCAGCGTGCTCAACCATGTCTGTCTGCATCAGACCATCATCGGACAGGAGGCACAGAAACAGCTCGCTATGGACGAGGCCACTGCCGATATCGTGATCGGTTCAGCAGGTGGAGGGTCAAACTTTGCGGGAATTGCCTTCCCATTCGTGAAAGATAACATCGACAAGAAGACAGAGACCGAGATCATCGCGGTTGAACCTTCTGCCTGTCCCTCCCTTACAAAAGGGCTTTACGCCTACGACTTCGGTGATGTCGCAGGTCTCACCCCGATGATGAAGATGTTCACCCTGGGCCATGACTTCATCCCGCCATCCATCCATGCAGGCGGACTCAGATACCATGGAATGGCACCCCTGGTCTCCAAACTCCATGCTGACAACCTGATAACGGCAACATCGGTGCACCAGAACCGGGTCTTTGAGGCTGCTGTGACCTTTGCCAGAGCCGAAGGAATCATCCCGGCACCGGAGGCTGCACATGCCATCAGGGTTGTCATCGATAAGGCACTCGAGTGCAAACAGACCGGCGAAGAGAAGACAATCCTTTTCAATAACACCGGGCACGGGCATTTCGACCTCTCCAGTTACGAGGCCTACTTTGCCGGAACACTCCCGGACTACGAATATCCGGCAGATCTCATCGCCGAATCGCTGAAGAACCTCCCGACTGTTGCATGA
- a CDS encoding ATP-NAD kinase family protein → MNRIGFVVNPYAGMGGAVGLKGTDGCVQEARSLGAEPRSPSRAVRFLAGLNRQGFFFLTAAGSMGADELREAGIASYEIVYSPTLPDTAAEDTKAACELMIREGVRLIVFCGGDGTARDVFAMTGKDIPILGIPAGVKIYSGVFATTPDTGAGVLNRLDAASLTEAEVVDVDEEQYRAGVLTTRLFGIATMPYISGLCQSCKEVSFGDETRMQDDIARFITGIMRDDTLYLLGAGSTTGAIATRLGLASTLLGVDAIYQGKIVGTDLNEEAILGLLEQYDSARIILSPIGAQGFVLGRGNQQISSRVLEKTGTNALIVVATPAKLQHTPVLYIDTGDPDVNREFGESLLVICGYEMAQRVRLS, encoded by the coding sequence ATGAACAGGATCGGGTTTGTAGTAAACCCGTATGCAGGGATGGGAGGGGCAGTCGGGCTGAAAGGTACCGATGGGTGTGTACAAGAGGCACGTTCTCTCGGTGCAGAACCACGCTCCCCATCCCGTGCAGTCAGGTTTCTTGCCGGCTTGAACAGGCAGGGATTCTTTTTTCTCACCGCTGCCGGGAGCATGGGAGCAGACGAACTCAGAGAGGCAGGGATAGCCTCGTATGAGATCGTCTACTCCCCGACTTTGCCAGATACTGCGGCAGAAGACACAAAAGCAGCGTGTGAACTCATGATACGAGAGGGGGTCAGGCTTATCGTATTCTGCGGCGGTGACGGGACGGCACGTGATGTTTTTGCAATGACCGGGAAGGATATCCCGATTCTTGGCATCCCTGCAGGAGTGAAGATCTACTCAGGTGTCTTTGCCACCACACCGGATACAGGAGCCGGGGTGCTCAACAGACTTGACGCGGCAAGCCTGACTGAAGCTGAGGTGGTGGACGTGGACGAGGAGCAGTACCGGGCCGGCGTTCTCACAACACGTCTCTTTGGTATTGCCACCATGCCGTACATTTCAGGACTCTGTCAGTCATGTAAAGAGGTCTCGTTCGGTGACGAAACACGGATGCAGGATGATATCGCCAGGTTCATCACGGGAATCATGCGGGACGATACCCTGTACCTGCTCGGTGCCGGATCAACGACAGGAGCCATTGCAACCAGGCTCGGTCTTGCCTCAACCCTGCTCGGTGTTGATGCCATCTATCAGGGGAAGATAGTCGGTACTGACCTGAACGAAGAGGCAATCCTCGGGCTTCTTGAACAGTATGACAGTGCCAGGATCATCTTGAGCCCAATCGGAGCACAGGGCTTTGTTCTCGGCAGGGGAAACCAGCAGATCAGCAGCAGGGTTCTGGAGAAAACAGGTACAAACGCATTGATCGTGGTCGCCACCCCGGCTAAACTGCAGCATACACCGGTTCTCTACATCGACACCGGTGATCCTGATGTAAACAGAGAATTCGGGGAGAGCCTCCTCGTCATCTGCGGATACGAGATGGCACAGCGGGTCAGGCTCTCATAA
- a CDS encoding thiamine pyrophosphate-dependent enzyme, which yields MKPAARARKKQVFHTWRCNICSYIYREEAGEEQTNTPPGTRFEDLPDDWLCPVCNAGKKSFILVAEEGNGKKREQGTTVSEVLVHQLTSFGITEFFGVPGTSSLGIIDAIRKNKDARFTLFRHEENAALAASAYHKFTGKVAVCVTIAGPGATNLATGLYDAKEDKTPVLSLNGQVAMQYAGPGGFQEIDQDAFFRPVTVYNNTIYDRKMAQKILTLALQHAVVRSGVAQISVPNDVQKQQLEGKTCSLQGCIPSLRVVPDSDTLSRAAAMLDLAENPVILAGWGAYPYADILSSFSKAIDAPVLSTFRAKGILPDGHPQYAGILGTVGSPQAREMVEKTDLLITLGVGFSKMTRVPDQVQMLQIDRDPLMLGKGERSLPVYGDVGEVLTRLISIVRQRGRPASPGKVKEIVQAWDAQRDKEADPKAKPIRPPYIMKVLSEVIPDEALISIDVGENGWWFGRNFRMKKQRFAMSGYLATMGFGLPGAIAAKLAYPESPVFCITGDGGFAMAMADFVTAVKYNLPMVVIILNNHELGMIRVEQKIENYENFATDLKNPDFAMYAKACGGEGKRVNEPDDLGRAVRWAMQLNRPVIVDVDTDPNRF from the coding sequence TTGAAACCTGCCGCACGGGCACGGAAGAAACAGGTATTCCACACCTGGCGTTGCAACATCTGCTCGTACATCTACCGGGAAGAGGCAGGAGAAGAGCAGACCAACACACCACCGGGAACACGGTTTGAGGATCTTCCTGATGACTGGCTATGCCCGGTCTGTAACGCGGGAAAAAAATCCTTTATCCTTGTTGCTGAAGAAGGGAACGGGAAAAAGAGAGAGCAGGGCACTACAGTATCAGAAGTCCTGGTACACCAGCTGACCTCATTTGGTATCACCGAGTTCTTTGGTGTCCCGGGAACCAGTTCGCTCGGCATCATCGACGCAATCAGGAAGAACAAGGACGCCAGGTTCACTCTCTTCCGTCATGAGGAGAATGCAGCACTTGCAGCCTCTGCCTATCACAAGTTCACCGGGAAGGTGGCGGTCTGTGTCACCATCGCAGGCCCGGGTGCAACCAACCTTGCAACAGGACTCTATGATGCCAAAGAGGACAAGACCCCGGTCCTCTCTCTGAACGGACAAGTTGCCATGCAGTACGCAGGCCCGGGAGGATTCCAGGAGATCGACCAGGACGCCTTCTTCAGGCCGGTCACCGTGTATAACAACACCATCTATGACCGGAAGATGGCACAGAAGATCCTGACCCTTGCACTTCAGCATGCAGTGGTCCGGTCAGGTGTTGCACAGATATCGGTACCAAATGATGTCCAGAAGCAGCAGCTTGAGGGAAAAACCTGCTCACTTCAGGGATGCATTCCATCGCTCAGGGTTGTTCCGGACTCAGACACCCTCTCCCGTGCTGCGGCTATGCTCGATCTTGCAGAAAACCCGGTGATCCTTGCAGGATGGGGGGCATACCCCTACGCTGATATCCTTTCCTCATTCTCAAAAGCTATTGACGCCCCGGTCCTCTCAACCTTCAGGGCCAAGGGTATCCTGCCTGACGGGCATCCGCAGTATGCAGGTATACTCGGGACTGTCGGTTCACCGCAGGCCAGAGAGATGGTTGAAAAGACAGACCTGCTCATCACCCTCGGGGTAGGATTCTCCAAGATGACAAGGGTTCCGGACCAGGTGCAGATGCTGCAGATCGACCGGGACCCGCTCATGCTCGGGAAAGGAGAGAGATCGCTGCCGGTATACGGCGATGTCGGTGAGGTGCTGACACGGCTTATCTCAATCGTCAGGCAGCGTGGCAGGCCGGCATCCCCGGGAAAGGTGAAAGAGATCGTGCAAGCCTGGGACGCCCAGCGTGACAAGGAGGCAGACCCGAAGGCAAAGCCGATCAGGCCACCGTACATCATGAAGGTACTCTCGGAAGTCATTCCTGACGAGGCGCTGATCTCGATAGATGTCGGTGAGAACGGCTGGTGGTTTGGCAGGAACTTCAGGATGAAGAAGCAGCGGTTTGCCATGTCAGGGTACCTTGCAACAATGGGATTCGGTCTGCCCGGTGCCATCGCAGCCAAACTTGCATATCCTGAAAGCCCGGTCTTCTGCATCACCGGCGATGGAGGATTTGCGATGGCGATGGCAGATTTTGTCACAGCCGTCAAGTACAATCTTCCGATGGTCGTCATCATCCTCAACAATCATGAACTAGGGATGATCAGGGTCGAACAGAAGATTGAGAACTACGAAAACTTCGCAACCGACCTGAAGAACCCTGACTTTGCCATGTATGCCAAAGCGTGCGGGGGGGAAGGAAAGCGGGTGAACGAGCCTGATGACCTTGGGCGGGCAGTCAGATGGGCGATGCAGCTGAACAGGCCGGTCATCGTTGATGTTGATACCGATCCAAACCGGTTCTAA
- a CDS encoding phosphoadenosine phosphosulfate reductase family protein, whose protein sequence is MQQEPAVKKTLYWCNTCNVPLIGRTCGCGATGESIPLNKPYDLRPALTADQELITRLLHERFGQIPVPGVILLNKTGGLDRYEMAIANGGRFGWLSFNPVTRRHELMLLPEALPFIVPYAMKGIIEIPPGTGDDEDGKSRRIGGKKVDVNTSEPDGPVIVRYGNRYGTGVLSEGSVRVRELVRVEPKEVADSDWGEVIRRNYDRLKDLERSAVRSIKQEMKNFDHVNVSFSGGKDSTVALALARKAGVEEAYFVDTHLEFPETYDFINSQQVQVTLDGGDFWPGVEKIGPPGKDNRWCCKIVKMAPVRRWMDTIGPVLTVQGNRWYESFNRAELDLLSNNPANPNQTNCSPIRSWRAFEVFLYLKWRNIPYNPLYDMGIERIGCWLCPAMLEAEYEILREKHPELSDRWDAFLEKWADDQGLPKEYVRCGMWRWKSPPPKMRELAKEMGIPLPRSPDVEHLPQRREQRDESRTERRERRTLTGQIGRIKPSSEERTPLRTWSSKVRSTSNSDNKKSPEHREKRERR, encoded by the coding sequence GTGCAACAGGAGCCAGCTGTAAAAAAGACATTATACTGGTGTAACACCTGCAATGTCCCGCTTATCGGGAGAACCTGCGGGTGCGGTGCCACCGGTGAATCAATACCACTCAATAAGCCATATGACCTGCGACCTGCCCTCACCGCAGACCAGGAACTGATCACCAGGCTCCTTCATGAACGCTTCGGACAGATACCGGTACCGGGGGTTATCCTTCTCAATAAAACCGGCGGACTTGACCGGTACGAGATGGCCATCGCGAACGGAGGGAGGTTCGGCTGGCTCTCCTTCAACCCTGTCACCCGGAGGCACGAACTCATGCTCCTTCCTGAAGCCCTGCCCTTCATCGTCCCGTACGCAATGAAGGGGATCATCGAGATCCCGCCGGGAACCGGCGATGATGAAGACGGAAAGTCCAGGCGGATCGGTGGCAAGAAGGTTGATGTCAACACATCCGAACCAGACGGGCCTGTCATCGTCAGGTACGGGAACCGGTACGGTACCGGTGTCCTTTCAGAAGGATCGGTCAGGGTCAGGGAACTCGTCAGGGTAGAACCAAAGGAGGTCGCAGACTCTGACTGGGGAGAGGTGATCAGGCGTAACTACGACCGGCTCAAGGACCTTGAACGCTCGGCAGTACGCTCCATCAAGCAGGAGATGAAAAACTTTGACCATGTCAACGTCTCGTTTTCAGGTGGAAAGGACAGTACGGTTGCCCTCGCCCTCGCACGCAAGGCAGGAGTGGAGGAGGCCTACTTTGTTGATACCCACCTTGAGTTCCCTGAAACCTACGACTTCATAAACAGTCAGCAGGTCCAGGTTACGCTGGACGGTGGTGACTTCTGGCCTGGTGTCGAGAAGATCGGACCGCCGGGAAAAGACAACAGGTGGTGCTGCAAGATCGTGAAGATGGCACCGGTCAGACGCTGGATGGACACAATCGGCCCGGTCCTGACCGTGCAGGGAAACCGATGGTACGAATCGTTCAACAGGGCAGAACTTGACCTTCTCAGCAACAATCCTGCTAACCCGAACCAGACCAACTGCTCCCCGATACGATCCTGGCGGGCATTCGAGGTCTTCCTGTACCTGAAATGGAGAAACATTCCGTATAACCCGCTCTATGACATGGGCATCGAACGGATCGGATGCTGGCTCTGTCCTGCGATGCTTGAGGCAGAATACGAGATCCTCCGCGAGAAGCATCCGGAACTCTCTGACCGGTGGGACGCATTTCTTGAAAAGTGGGCCGATGATCAGGGACTGCCAAAAGAGTACGTCAGGTGTGGGATGTGGCGGTGGAAGTCACCACCTCCGAAGATGCGTGAACTTGCAAAAGAGATGGGCATCCCGCTCCCGCGTTCGCCTGACGTGGAACATCTGCCGCAGCGCAGGGAACAGAGGGATGAAAGCAGGACAGAACGAAGAGAGAGACGGACGCTCACCGGCCAGATCGGGAGGATAAAACCATCCTCAGAGGAGCGGACACCACTCAGGACATGGAGTTCAAAGGTCAGGTCCACCAGCAATAGCGATAATAAAAAATCGCCAGAACACAGGGAAAAGAGAGAGAGACGATAA
- a CDS encoding ATP-binding protein, producing the protein MSCGSSGDSDIMICESGGIIVPATIDAIEEVALYLEDCLEQAEVPLMEATRIQLAVEEAVTNVVTHGYEAEGGQVSIRCVSSPELVTITITDTGPAFDPTKIPPADVTADLDHRNIGGLGVHLIKSVMDEVLYNREMDANQLTLVKRLSSS; encoded by the coding sequence GTGTCCTGTGGATCGTCTGGAGACAGCGATATCATGATCTGCGAATCAGGTGGGATTATAGTTCCGGCAACGATTGATGCTATTGAAGAGGTAGCCCTGTATTTGGAAGATTGTCTGGAACAGGCAGAAGTTCCCCTTATGGAGGCCACCAGGATTCAGCTCGCGGTTGAAGAGGCGGTCACCAATGTTGTCACCCACGGATACGAGGCAGAGGGAGGACAGGTCTCTATCAGGTGCGTCTCATCCCCTGAACTCGTGACGATCACGATAACAGATACCGGACCGGCCTTTGATCCCACGAAGATTCCCCCGGCAGATGTGACCGCTGATCTCGACCATCGCAATATCGGCGGACTCGGTGTTCACCTGATCAAATCGGTGATGGACGAGGTTTTATACAACCGCGAGATGGATGCAAACCAGCTGACGCTGGTCAAACGGCTCTCATCCTCATAA
- a CDS encoding STAS domain-containing protein, whose translation MSELLDVTTRSIEGVTIVDVSGRMDAATSRDVETTLNSLIDGGSRKIVFNGQQLSYISSSGLRVILASLKRLRQDGGELALASLQAAPLEVIKMTGFDRIFTICETPEQAVSRISG comes from the coding sequence ATGAGTGAACTGCTCGATGTCACCACCCGAAGCATTGAGGGTGTTACCATTGTTGATGTATCCGGGAGAATGGATGCAGCCACATCACGGGATGTTGAGACTACACTGAACTCACTGATCGATGGGGGATCCCGGAAGATCGTCTTTAACGGGCAGCAACTCTCCTATATCAGCAGTTCCGGTCTGCGGGTTATTCTTGCCTCGCTGAAGCGGCTCCGCCAGGACGGCGGGGAACTGGCATTGGCCTCGCTCCAGGCTGCTCCTCTTGAGGTGATTAAGATGACCGGATTTGACCGGATCTTTACCATCTGTGAGACTCCTGAACAGGCGGTCAGCCGGATATCCGGCTGA
- a CDS encoding MBL fold metallo-hydrolase yields the protein MQLENEVWQPIPKTRSAWVYPFIRKPSITGSNTYIIKSGRHLLVIDPGADPAQMEKVREVLAGEVSGPDHRIILIAGHIHVDHMYFGLVDRQLRRIGSTIIAAEDWGAIQLEAGDAHWTGADIVGLPQSPVTVALHLLTPEDKAGEIERRVVIEGFGEILLRSHQITTGDRVLYGQSMQLTDGDQIEFWYTPGHSHESLSIKIGSLLHVGDIPFATNPGIAGRAGWNKDDLLDSLYNIRDHLLTEEVICCPGHGRAFDYVGAMAMVTRMEKDIRHLPDISEYDVKRLNLSLWHGLDLIDEAHRLFPVIAGRMMALCFHLEHIGMEEEAAELCIIFEDESIDQLLLDFNNFYTEYKAGTKIKPEVVLKVLQIFEKIQKVFPAEALETVIDNSLLRRVTRSLSDFLSTIQGVIPEGTHEPVDLIPLIQEVFCGEGSGVTDEELIQAADDEQTYRQAMVKRLAHHPYAHHLAIHISVSNDEGEPVRVMADRLRLYDSFIALLEHGERINAESLEISVSSDENGVEMILTPAGTTLASELPLPGSTIREIAYAGGEVRSMMEPGKEDIRIFFSKPDGLRPRSTLQSAC from the coding sequence ATGCAACTCGAGAATGAGGTCTGGCAGCCGATACCAAAGACCCGGAGTGCGTGGGTCTACCCGTTCATCAGAAAACCATCGATAACCGGTTCAAACACCTACATCATTAAAAGTGGCAGGCACCTGTTGGTCATCGATCCGGGAGCGGACCCGGCCCAGATGGAGAAGGTCAGGGAGGTCCTTGCAGGCGAGGTATCAGGCCCTGACCACCGGATCATCCTGATTGCAGGACATATTCATGTGGATCACATGTACTTCGGACTTGTTGATCGCCAGCTGCGCAGGATTGGCAGCACTATCATCGCAGCCGAAGACTGGGGTGCAATACAGCTCGAGGCAGGGGATGCACACTGGACCGGTGCAGATATCGTTGGCCTGCCCCAGTCACCAGTTACTGTTGCGCTTCACCTGCTCACGCCGGAGGACAAGGCCGGGGAGATAGAGAGGAGAGTCGTAATTGAGGGATTCGGAGAGATCCTTCTCAGATCCCACCAGATCACCACCGGTGACAGAGTTTTGTATGGACAGTCGATGCAACTTACAGATGGCGATCAGATCGAGTTCTGGTACACCCCGGGTCACAGTCATGAGAGCTTATCGATCAAGATCGGCAGTCTGCTCCATGTCGGCGACATTCCGTTTGCCACAAATCCGGGAATTGCAGGTAGAGCCGGCTGGAATAAAGATGATCTGCTCGACTCACTCTACAACATCAGGGACCATCTCCTGACAGAAGAGGTGATCTGCTGCCCAGGTCACGGAAGAGCGTTCGATTATGTCGGTGCAATGGCGATGGTCACCCGCATGGAGAAGGATATCAGGCATCTCCCTGATATCTCCGAGTATGATGTGAAGAGGCTGAACCTCTCACTCTGGCACGGGCTTGACCTTATCGATGAGGCTCACCGTCTCTTCCCGGTCATTGCCGGCAGGATGATGGCACTGTGCTTTCACCTTGAACATATCGGGATGGAAGAGGAGGCTGCAGAACTCTGCATCATCTTCGAGGATGAGTCCATTGATCAGCTCCTTCTTGATTTCAACAATTTTTACACGGAGTACAAGGCAGGTACAAAGATAAAACCCGAGGTTGTCCTTAAGGTCCTGCAGATCTTTGAGAAGATCCAGAAGGTCTTTCCTGCTGAGGCACTCGAGACCGTCATCGACAACTCATTACTCAGGCGGGTGACACGGAGCCTGTCCGACTTTCTCTCAACCATCCAGGGTGTTATTCCTGAAGGAACGCACGAACCCGTCGATCTGATACCCCTGATCCAGGAGGTCTTTTGTGGAGAGGGGTCAGGAGTAACCGATGAGGAACTTATCCAGGCAGCAGATGATGAACAGACATACCGCCAGGCGATGGTGAAGAGACTCGCCCATCACCCGTATGCACACCATCTGGCCATCCATATATCTGTCAGTAATGATGAGGGTGAACCGGTCCGTGTCATGGCAGACAGACTCCGGCTCTATGACTCGTTCATCGCCCTCCTGGAGCACGGTGAGCGTATCAATGCCGAATCACTTGAGATATCGGTGAGCAGCGATGAGAACGGGGTAGAGATGATCCTCACACCGGCAGGAACAACCCTTGCATCAGAACTCCCGCTCCCGGGATCAACAATCAGGGAGATCGCGTATGCAGGAGGCGAAGTCAGGAGCATGATGGAGCCGGGAAAAGAGGATATCAGGATATTCTTCAGCAAGCCGGACGGGTTGCGACCCAGAAGTACCCTGCAATCAGCATGCTGA
- a CDS encoding MFS transporter, with the protein MQISTDQRCILTLSIVGFFAIFSTTISKNPVLPLYASSLGANEALIGLISAVSPVAGILLSFPVGVLSDHLGKKRLLLLAGGVFLIAPLLYLLVSDPLLLIPVRFFHGMATAILGPVVSALIAERFSATKGERIGQYSSATLYGRTLAPLVGGALISFFVMVPGTFRYQSVYLAAFTTGLLVFLLILRIPGGENGTLDMITPAIFKESLMAFRSDRRLLATATVDMGTYFVFGVFETFFPVYLAKNGVEVYLIGIIFAVQVLSIAITKPFFGRVADRQDPRYQIGVGVALLGISVSIIPMSSSLILLLCISLVSGIGISLSTVATTKYVADLAKKEEMGASMGALSSVMDIGHSTGPLVAGVLITLSGFDAGFLSCLLLSMLIAGYFWVATRPAC; encoded by the coding sequence ATGCAGATCTCCACCGATCAGAGATGTATCCTCACCCTTTCAATAGTCGGCTTTTTTGCAATCTTCTCAACAACGATCTCAAAAAATCCTGTTCTTCCTCTCTATGCCTCATCACTTGGTGCGAACGAGGCACTGATCGGCCTGATATCTGCAGTCTCCCCGGTTGCCGGTATTCTCCTGAGCTTCCCGGTTGGAGTTCTCTCTGATCATCTTGGAAAGAAGCGGCTCCTCCTGCTTGCCGGAGGCGTCTTCCTCATTGCCCCACTTCTCTATCTCCTCGTCTCCGATCCTCTTCTCCTGATCCCGGTGAGGTTCTTTCATGGTATGGCTACAGCCATCCTCGGGCCGGTCGTCTCTGCTCTTATTGCCGAACGGTTTTCTGCCACGAAAGGGGAGCGGATCGGCCAGTACTCATCTGCTACGCTCTACGGCCGAACCCTGGCTCCCCTTGTGGGTGGAGCACTCATCTCATTCTTTGTGATGGTGCCGGGAACCTTCAGGTACCAGAGTGTGTATCTTGCGGCGTTTACGACCGGGCTTCTCGTTTTTCTCCTAATACTTCGGATTCCCGGCGGAGAGAACGGGACTCTTGACATGATCACACCTGCGATCTTCAAAGAGAGTCTCATGGCTTTCAGATCAGACCGCAGGCTTCTTGCAACCGCCACGGTTGATATGGGAACCTACTTTGTGTTCGGAGTGTTTGAGACGTTCTTCCCGGTCTACCTTGCAAAAAATGGTGTTGAGGTTTATCTCATCGGGATCATCTTTGCAGTACAGGTGCTCTCGATTGCCATCACCAAGCCGTTCTTTGGCAGGGTTGCAGACCGTCAGGATCCCCGATACCAGATCGGCGTTGGTGTGGCTCTGCTCGGGATATCGGTCTCTATCATCCCTATGTCGTCTTCGCTGATTCTGCTGCTTTGCATCAGTCTTGTATCAGGTATTGGTATATCGCTCTCAACCGTGGCAACAACGAAGTACGTCGCAGACCTGGCAAAAAAAGAGGAGATGGGGGCATCCATGGGGGCCCTCTCGTCAGTTATGGATATTGGTCATTCAACCGGCCCACTTGTGGCCGGAGTTCTGATTACGCTCTCCGGGTTCGATGCCGGGTTTCTCTCCTGTCTCCTGCTCAGCATGCTGATTGCAGGGTACTTCTGGGTCGCAACCCGTCCGGCTTGCTGA
- a CDS encoding IPT/TIG domain-containing protein, producing the protein MYLVLMNQNVLKISVILISCLLLAGFAAASNTTQSKDDAKVVSALAKPNVTAINPTSGKIGETVAFTITGANFSKTSKVYLENESDRDAKNINAKDVTSNSTSTLTGSFDIPTGTDAGTWIVNVKDNGQTSASKVKFTISK; encoded by the coding sequence ATGTACTTGGTTCTTATGAATCAGAATGTTTTAAAAATCTCGGTAATTTTAATTTCATGCCTCCTTCTTGCCGGATTTGCTGCGGCAAGTAACACCACCCAGTCGAAGGATGACGCAAAGGTTGTATCTGCCCTTGCAAAGCCGAATGTCACGGCAATCAACCCGACATCAGGCAAGATCGGGGAGACTGTTGCCTTCACCATCACCGGAGCCAACTTCTCGAAGACCTCAAAGGTCTACCTTGAGAACGAGTCAGACAGAGATGCCAAGAACATCAATGCCAAGGATGTAACCTCCAACTCGACCTCAACTCTTACCGGCTCCTTTGACATTCCAACCGGCACCGACGCAGGTACCTGGATCGTAAACGTCAAGGACAACGGTCAGACCAGTGCATCAAAGGTGAAGTTTACTATCTCAAAGTAA